The Candidatus Omnitrophota bacterium DNA segment GCGACCAATGCGACTGGAACATGCTTCCGGATACCAAAAGAAAATAACGATGCGGCTTGCATTTCAACGGCCAAGGCTCCTCTTTCGGCATTGTGCGCCATATCTTCATTGGTTTCGCGATAGGGCGCGTCCGTTGTCCAAATCAAACCGCTCCGAACAGGTTGTTCAAGATTTTCCAGGGAGTGCATTAAATGGGGAACCAGCGAGGGCGTTGCTTCGACTGTTTCCGAAGGGGGAAGATAATGATAAGAAACGCCTTCATCACGAATCGCGCCAGTTGCGATAACGACGCTTGGTAAAGGCAGAGATGGATGTACGCGTCCAGCGGACGCAAGCCCAATAATCGCCTTTACGCCGCATACAGCCAATTGCTCCGCTATAAGAACCGTGTAAGGCCCGCCAATGGTTTGAGGGACAATGCCGCAACGAATTCGATCCTGTTGCCAACACCATAACCGGGTATGAAAACAGGGCCATGATTTACATTCAGTCAATTCGTCCTGCCGGCGTAATTTTTCCGTAAGATCGCCGTCAAATTCAAGGATGCAAATATCGGGAATCCTAATCTCTTGAATGTTCCGTTTTGCTTTGACCGCTTCAATCAAATTTTCTGGAGAGAAAACTGGCGGAGCGTTGAGAGAATGATTCATCAAGGGGATTTCGGCCAACGAATGTTGGCTATGAATATTCATTCTATGAAACGATCTCCTTTTGATATTCATCTTCTCTGATAAAGACGATTCCATTGGTTCTTATATTCACGATTAGACGGCGCAATCATTCGTCACTTTTACGCTTTCTTGCGGCATCATCCCTCGATGCGCTTTCTTGGAGGGACAAGCCAAAATGGGATAATGATCGTCAAGAAAGCGAAGCAAACGCTTCACCAGTTTAGGACGGCATAGGTAATAACATCGCAATTTTCCTTCTTCTTGAAAGTCAACAATTTTTTCACGGCGAAGAGCCAATAGGTGTTGTGAAACATTGGATTGGGGGATATCCAGTAAATCTTGAATGTCGGTGACGCATTTAACTCCTTCGTTGAGTTTTAGGAGAATCGCAAGCCGCGTCGGGTGTCCTAATGTGCGAAGCAGGCCGGCTTTTTCCCGCAAATCGAGTTTATTCATTCTAATCAACCTTTTTGATGGGGTTTTATCATATCAATTCATTATCATATTAGGATATCATAATATGAAATATTGTCAACAGCATAGAGATTTCCGGCAATGATTCGGACGGCTTCTACCAAACGTTCCGCAACCATATTCCACAACGTCCAGGCAATCCGATGTAAGTTCCATCTTATTCAAGATGGCTGCGGGATGGAAAAACGACTCCCACCAGGATTTTTCCGGCATTCCGCTTTCACGAATTTTTACGATAAGTTCACTTTCTGTTTTACTGCTATCAAATCGTTACGAGTTTGTCGGAATCGCGCACGATTTCGTAATGGTCTTTGAGGGTGGATAATGGGCAGATCTCTGACCCTTCGGAATGACGAAGTTTCAAGCAGGTTCCACAGGCAAGAAACTCACCTCCGGCATCCAATACCTTTTGCGCCTGGGCTTATACATCAAATTTTGCATCTTCAATCCGATCGATCTCCACGCCTTTTCCTGAGAGAAAAATTCGAACTTTATCCCCTTGTTGCAAACTATAAAGAGCCAAACGCAATACATTATATACGGTTTCGGGATCTGTTTGCGATATAACGATGCCGAGTTTCCTTATACTGTTTGCCTTCCGTCAAGTTGTTATAATTTTAGTTATGTTCACGGTGCGAATCTATTTTGGAAAAAATGAAGAAGCATCGTCAGGGCGTTGGATCGGTTGGCATGACGATCATGTGACGATCCAGCAGCGTTCCCTTGGCTTGTTCGAGCTTCATATTGGCTAACCGTTTAGCGATTTGAGAGCGCATCTCGTCCAATTGCGATTGAATCAAATCCCGCTGGGCGACGAGAACCAAGAGGTTGGTCGATTTACCGACGCGGAATTTCTCCATTTCGGCTTGATACTTGCCTTGTTGCAGCCTCGTTGCGGCGTGAGTGGCTACGATTTGCTGCGTTGAACGTTCGACTTCGATATGCGCCAGCCGAACGTCGAGTTCAATGAGTTGTTCGAAATTGGCGATAGCGGCCTGGGCTTCTTTTTCCCGGAATTGAACGCGGCGGTTCCTGGCTTTGGCGGCGCGGTTTCCCAGATCGTATTGAAAAATCATGCCGCCCGTTATGTCGTAATTTTCTTGATCCAGATTGAGAATGGATTGATCGAACGAGGCGGCATAGCCGGTCTGGCCTAGCGTGATGAAGAAATCGAGTTGCGGCAAAAGGCCATTGCGAGTACGAACGATTTCCAGTTTCTGTTTTTTCCGTTGAACGCGGGCTTGACCGATGTCCGGGCGATTCTCCAGGGCTTGGGCGATATCTTCCGTTTCGGAAGCAAGCGGCGTCTCTTCCTGGGAAGGAGCGTCAAGCAGCGCGATATCCACTGATGAGAATTGCCCTAGGGAGAGATTGAGCGAAGAGAGAAATTGCAGCGCCGTCGTTTGCAGCAAACTGCGGGCGTCGATGACGGCTTCTTCTCTCAAAGCGGTTTCACCTTCCGCCGCCGCCAGTTCGATTTCCGCCGTTTGTCCGACTTCGATGCGATCCTTGGTTTCGGCAAGTTGCTGCCACGCCAAATCGAGGGAAGCTAAGCGGATTTTCAGTTCTTCTCTGGCGGCGAGTAAGTCCCAATAATTCTTCTCCACTTGAGCCGCCAGGGCGAGTACGAATCCGATCAGTTCGTACTGGGAGATATCGACGTCACTCTCCGCTAACCGGACGCCCGCCAAGTTGGCGTTGGAACCCAATCCTCTTAAAAGCGGAAGCGTCAACGACGCTCCCAAGCGGGTGGAAAATAATTTGGTATAAACATTTGATGAACGCTCGGTGGCGGAGGCGCTGAGATCGAGATTCACTCCCAACGGCGTTCGCTTCGCGACGTTGATGGAAGCGTTTCTCTGACGCGAAGAAACGCCCGTAAAAGCGCCGACTCCCGATGTCCGTTGTCCTTTGCTTTCCGCCGCCGAGAGGTTGGACGCGAGAGCGGGATCGAAAACCGATTGCTCTTCGGCGACGAACGTTTTCATGATTTCCGGTCCATACCGCTCGACAGCCAGGGAACGGTTGTTTTCCAGCGCTCGCAGGATGGCGTCGCGTACGGAAAAACCGAGCGTGGCGGATGAAATCGCCGCGCCCGCTTCTCCCCAAGCGGCGTTTAGGCAGGCAAAGAATACGGCGATAGAACAGGCGAGGCGCAGCGACAATAACCGCATAAATCTTGCTCCTAGGCAAAGGACGCGTATTTACGATTCAACGGCGTTCTCCGCCGCCGTCTTCCGGCGTTCGAAAAACACATAAAGGATGGGGATGATTACAAGCGTGATTAACATCGAACTCGTTAAACCGCCGATCACCACGCGCGCCATCGGTGCTTGCACTTCTCCGCCTTCTCCCAGGCCAAGAGCTAGAGGCAAGAGGCCGGCGATCGTCGTCAACGTCGTCATCAGGATGGGGCGCAGCCGCCGCCGCGCGCTTACCTGGATTGCTTCCATGACGCCCATTCCATCGCGACGGCGCAGTAGATTGGTATAATCCACGAGAAGGATGGCGTTGTTGACGACAATCCCCGCGAGCATGATGCAGCCGATAAAGGATTGCAAATTAAAGGTCGTATGGGTGAGAATCAGCGTAATGGCGACGCCGATGGCCGCCAGCGGGATCGAGAACATGACGATGAAGGGGTCTCGCAACGATTCGAATTGCGCCGCCATCACCATGTAAACCAGAATAATAGCGAGACAGAATCCCACCAATAATTCGCGAAACGCTTTTTGTTGCTCTTGATATTCGCCGCTGGGTATGATTTCGAAATCCGCCGGTTTGGGAATCGCGGCGATCCGCGTCTCGATATCCTTCATCACCGAGCCTAAATCGCGTCCGGAAATATTGCCCGAAACGGTTACGATTCGCTCTTGATCTTCCCGTTCGACTTGGACGGGACCTTCGCTTCTAACCAGCCGGACGACATTTTTCACCGCGATGCTGCGGCCGTCGCCGCTGGCGACGGTCATATCGAGAACGTCTTGAATGGATAACCGGTCAGTTTCCTTCAATCGGACGAGAATATCGTATTCGTCCCCGCTTTGCCGATACCTCGTAGCGCTGGTTCCCGATAGGCTAGTTTCAATGGCGCGAGCGATGCTGGATACCGTTAAACCCAATGACGCCGCCTTGGCGCGGTCGATGCGGATGACCTCTTCCGGCTGTCCTTCCTCGCGGCTGACGCGCACGTCAGTGATTCCTTCCACTTGTTCCATTTCCGCTTTTACCCTTAGCGCCAATTGGCGGGCGATATCCAGATCGTAGCCGCGTATCTGAACTTCGGCGTCTTCTTCGCCGCCCGCGATGAGCCGAAAGAGAAAAAGACCCTGTCCTTCGCGGATGCGGATAATCGCGCCGGGTATGCGCGCCAGCAACGGCCGCAAGGCGCGGCATATCTCTTCGCTGCTTCGGCTTCGTTGAGCAACGGGAACCAGGGAGACTCTCACCTCGCCTCTATGGCCGCCGGTGCTGCGCCATCCGCTCGATCCAGCCTGGGAATAAATCATCTTCGCCTCGGGGACGGCTTTGCGCACGATTTTTTCGATCTCCTGAAATGTGGCGTCCACGACTTCGATGCGCGTCCCTACCGCCATTTCTCCATTGACGCGCACTTCGCTTTCGTCGGCCTTCGGCATGAATTCCACGCCGATCCATTTCGTTAAGTAGAGACTGGCCGCTAACAAGAACGCCGTAAGGATAAGAACAGGCCATCGGAAACGAAAAGCTGCTTTCAAGAGATGCGCATACTCCTTTTCTATGAGAGCGATCATTCCCCTGGAACGATATTCGTCGCCTTTGCCGGAGTCGTTTCCCATCCCAGGATGGGATTTCTTTTTGGCTTTCAGAAAACGGGCCGCCATAACGGGAACCAGCGTCAAGGAGACGGCCAGCGAGCAAAAGAGGGCGAAAACGACGACAGCGGATAATTGCGTGAACGTTATGCTGGCGACGCCCCGGATAAAAACAACGGGAAGAAAAACGACCAAGGTGGTTAAGGTGCTGGCGATAATCGCGTCGGAGACTTCTTCCGTTCCATGCGCCGCCGCTTCTCCACTCGCGCGACCGCCCTCGCAATGGCGAAAAATATTTTCCAAAACTACGATGGCGTTGTCCACCAACATTCCCACTCCCAGCGCTAATCCGCCGAACGTCATGATATTGAGCGTGAATTTGCAGAAATACATCAGGGCGAACGTCGCGATGATGGAAATGGGAATCGCCGTAGAGATGATGAGCGTGCTTCTTATGTTGCGCAGGAAAAAGAAAAGAATAGCCGCCGCCAAAAGGGCGCCATAGAACGCCGAATTCCGTACGTTAGCAATGGCGCTCTTGATATAATCCGCCGAATTCATAATGACGAATACGCGAATCTGCGGCATATCCCTGTTGATGCGTTCGATTTCTTTCAGAACGCCTTCCACGACCTGCACCGTGTTGCCGCCCGATTGCTTATTGATGGATAAGCGCAGGACCGGACTTCCTTCCATGCGGGACACGAAAGTGATTTCTTCGTACGAATCTTCCACCGTCCCCAGGTTTTTTAAAAGAATGGGCACTCCGTCGCGCACTTGAATGACGGTATTTCGGATCTCTTCCAGGTTTTCGAATTCTCCCCGGGTCCGGACTAGGGCTTCAAGGTCGCCTTCATCGACTTTTCCGGCGGGAAGGTTGAGATTTTCCGAATCCAACGAGGCGAGAACCGTATCCAAGGGAAGATCGATGGCGGTTAGTTTCCGCCGATCCAGGTCGATATGGATTTCCCGCCGCTGCCCTCCGCGAATGTCTACGGCGGCTACGCCAGGAACCCGTTCGATGCGGTATTTGATCTGATGTTCGACCAAGTCTCTCATTTCCACTGGATCCAATTTTCCCGAAATGCCGAGAAAAAGGATGGGAAAAGACGATAGATCGAATTTGTATATGACTGGCGCGTCCGCATCTTCAGGCAGTCGGCTCCGCACACGGTCGACGCGGGAACGGACGTCGTTTGCCGCTTCGTTGAGGTCCGTCCCCCAAACGAAATTGACGCTGACGCTGCTGTTTCCTTCCGACGAATTCGAAGTAATTTTCTCCACGCCTTGGATGGAACTGACGGTCTCTTCGATGGGACGGGTGATGAGTTGTTCCATCTCTTCGGGACCGACATTGGCGTAAGAGGTGACGACGGTGATGGCGGGATAGGTGATATCCGGCATCAAATCGATGGGCAGACGAATAAACGCAACTCCCCCGAAGATGATGACGATGAGAAAAAACATCGTAATCGTGATGGGATGATGAACGGAAAAATAGGAGATGCGCATCGCTTCCTTCCCCTACTTTCCCGCCGAAGCGTTGGCGACGATGCCGTCTCCGTCGTTGAGGAGATGTTGGCCCATGACGATAACGACTTGTCCGATCTCTACGCCGGAGGCTTCCGTGACGTCGGCGGAGGAAATTCCCGGCGCGATGGGCAGAAAACGCGCTTTGGCGTTATTATCGATGGGAATGAAGACGCCTTGCTGCGATTCGCGCTTCACCAAAGCTCGCAACGGGATCAACGTTACGCCGCGATGGGTTCCGAAGTGAATCCGCACTCTCGCGAACATTCCGGGCTTCAACAGCAAATCGGAATTGGGGATTTCGATTTCCGTTTCGGCGGTGCGCGTGTCGGCGTTGAGTACTGGAGCGATGCGGGAAACGCGGCCTTCGAATGCTTTATCGGGATAAGCGTCTACGGCTAGCGCGGCTTTCAATCCCAATTTGATTTTAGCGTAATCCCGTTCGACGACGCTGATGACCGTTTTAACCGTAGACATATCGGCTAAAGAGACGATGGGAGTCGAGGGCGAGACCATCGCTCCTTCGTCCAGAAAGCGCTTGCCGACGAATCCCGCGATCGGCGCCGTGATTTGCGTATAAGAAAGCCGGGCCTGCGCGGCGCGCAAGGCCGCATCTTGCTGCTCGATATTGGCTTGGGAGACCTTTTTTCGGGCGAGCAGCGTGGAAACGTTCGCCTCCGCGTTTTCCAATTCCGAAGGCGCCGCCACTTTCTTTTCGCGCAGAGTGCGTATGCGTTCCAGTTCGCTTTGAACCGTCGTCAGGTTGGTTTCGCATTCTTCCAGGGAGGCGCGGGCGACGGATAATTTCGCATTCGCTTCTTCAACGGCGTTGCGCGCTTCCACGTCGTCCAACACGGCCAGGGATTGTCCCGCTGTTACTTCGTCTCCCAGATCGACGCGAATTTTTTCCACGCGCCCGGAAATTTTCGGCGAAACGAGCACTTCCGACTCGCCCGCCAGCGTTCCCGTAAACTCGGCCACGTCGTCGATGTCGCCCTGAATGGCTTTATCGAATTCTACGGCGATCGGCGGTTTTCCTTGCGGCATCATGCTTTTGGCTGGAACCGCCGTATAAAGCCGCCATGCAATTCCGCCGGCAATACTAAGAGATACAATGATGAATAGAAAACGCCGCATTTCCTCCGCCTCGCGCTTATCAAAAGATTGGCCAACATGAAAGCGGCTCGCGCCGGAATCGCCATCATTTTATGGCGGGGATGATCCAAGGTAAAGATGTTGGAAGATTCGTCGTCAGTCGCGGTTCATTGGTTCGTTTACTACGGAATTTTCGCATCATAAATAATAAAAATCCAATCCTCCATCTCCCCCCTCACCCTAGCCCTCTCCCAAAGGGCGAGGGAATTTTTCGCGAGGATAAGGAACCAGTTAAGCATGTTTACCCAATCCTGAAACGTTCTAGTCCTACAATCCCATAGTTCCCCCCAAAAAAAGAGGACGCTGGATAACCAGCGTCCCCATTCGTATTTTATTCGCCGCGAAGGAGATATGCGTCCAACGCGGATTACATCAATCTTAATACAATTCCCACATATCGACGGGGGTGGGAGTGATAGACAGAGTCAATTCGCCCCACTGGGTTTCGTCGTTCCATCCGCCATCCACTTCGCCGTTCCAACGGTATTGCGAATTGCGGTCTTGAACGGCGGGATCATCGGCGTCGTCGATGGAGATATCGAATCCGATGAGGGGCTTGAATCCCGCGATCGCCTGCCGGAATTCGACTACCCAACCGCTGCCGTCCGCTTTCGCTTTACCCGCCGTTTGGATGTCGCCCGTAGGTTGACTGGCGACGGCGCCGCCATCGCCTCGAATTACGATGGAGTGGCCCCAAATATCGCCTTCCTTGGTTGCTAAGCGGCTGAAATTGCCGTCAACGCGGATTTCCACCGCATCGTTGCGCCATACGTCGTTTTTCGAAAAATCGAGAATATCGTCGATCGCATCGATCGCGACATAGAGGTTTTGAGCGTCGTTCATGACGTAAACCTTGACGCTGCTGTCTTGCGGCGTTTGATAGCCATTCTTAAAGTAGCCGCCGACGGTTCCGGAATCCGGACCAACAACGCCGGGACGAATATTATCGGTTCCGTCAAAGGCGAGAATCGTGGCGTCTTTCCATTCGTTAGTGGCTAACGTTCCATCGATCTTCGGCGCTCTAGCGGCCAGACCGGCTTTGGCTTTTTGCTGGGGACCGGGAACCAAGGCGAGAATGAGTTCGCCCCACTGGGTTTCGTCATTCCAACCGCCGTCCACGTCGCCGTTCCAGCGGTATTGCGTGTCGCGGCTGGTATTCGCGGGATCGTCGCTATCGTCGATGGCGATATCGAATCCTATCACAGGCAAATAACCCGCGATGGGGGTCTTGTATTCGATGATCCAGCCTTTTCCGTTCGCTTTAGCGGCCGCTGCGCTTTCGGCGCTTGCGGGGAGGTTTTCCTTAGCGCCGCCATCGCCGCGTATGTTGGCGGAAAAGCCGTTAATATCGCCTTCCTTAGCCGTTAAGCGGCTCATATTTCCGTCGATGCGGATTTCGGCGGCGTCGTTTTGCCACAAATTCGGTTGGGCAAAGTCAAGAACGTCATCCGTCGCATCGATGGCGATATAAAGGAATTTGGCGTCGTTCATCAGGTAAACTTTCACGCTGCTATCCGCCGCGGTTTGAATTCCGTCTTTATTGGCTCCGCCGATGGTGCCGGAATCCGGGCCGACAACGCCGGGGCGGGTGCTATTGCTGCCGTCGAATTGAATGACCGCCGCGTTTTTCCATTCGTTCGCATCCAGCAAGCCATCCAAAGCCGGAGGCGTCGCGGCGAGGCCGGATTTCGCTCTTTGTTTAGGTCCTGGAGGCGGAACTGTAGCAAGGGTAACATCGCCCCATTGCGTTTCGTCGTTCCATCCGCCGTCTACGTCGCCGTTCCAGCGGTATTGCGTGTCGCGGCTAGAATTCGCGGGATCGTCGCTGTCGTCGATGGCAATATCGAATCCGATCGTCGGCTTAAATCCCGCCAGCGGCGTTTTGAATTCAAGCGCCCAGCCTTTTCCGTCCAACTTGGGAGCGGCAGCGCTAGAAGCGCCCGTTTGCAGATTCTCGACGCCTCCGCCATCGCCGCGGATATTCGTAGAGAATCCCAAGTTGCTGCCTTCTTTCGCCGTTAAGCGGCTGTAGTTGCCGTCGATGCGGATTTCGGCGGCGTCGTTTTGCCATAAATTGGCTTGTTTAAAGTCCAGAACGTCGTCTCCTGCGTCGATCGCCACATAAAGATAAGTTCCGTCGTTCATGATGAAGGCGTCTACGTGGCTATCTTCGAAGAATTGGAAGCCGTCCCCGTTCGGACCGCCGATCGTGCCGGAATCCGGCCCAACGACGCCAGGACGCACGGCGTCGCTGCTATCGAAGGATATCTTGGTCGCTTGCGCCCATTCGTCCTTATCCAATTTGCCGTCCAGAATGGGGATGATTTTGGTCAAAGCGCCTGCGGCGATTTTCAGCATCGGGCCGGGATTGGGAACCGTAGCGAGGATCAGAGCGCCCCACTGGGTTTCATCGTTCCAACCGCCGTCCACGGCGCCGTTCCAGCGATATTGGGTGTCGCGGCTTGTATTCGCGGGATCGTCGCTGTCGTCGATAGCGATATCATAGCCGATCACCGGCTTATAGCCTGCGATGGGAGTCTTGTACTCAATGACCCAGCCGCTGCCATCCGCTTTGACGGCCGCTCCGCTCTCGGCGCCGGCGGGAAAGTTTTCCGAAGCGCCGCCATCGCCGCGTATGTTGGCTGAGAAACCGTTAATATCGCCTTCTTTAGCCGTCAAGCGGCTCATATTTCCGTCGATGCGGATTTCGGCGGCGTCGTTTTGCCACAAGTTCGGTTGGGCGAAATCGAGAACGTCGTCCGTCGCGTCGATGGCGATATAGAGGAAATCGGCGTCATTCATGAGGTACATGATAACGCTGCTGTCCTTCGGCGATTGAAAACCATTTTTATATGGTCCGCCAATCGTACCGGAATCCGGACCGACCATTCCTGGCCGAATCGCGTCGCTGCCGTCAAAATTGATGCGCGCCGCTTCTTTCCATTCGCCAGCATCTAACTTTCCATCCATCGTTGGCGCAGCGGAAGCCCATCCCGCTGCTACTGTCTGTTCCTGGCCATAAGCGGGGCAGATAAGACTCATCGCCGCCAGCCCAATGACCGTGATTAAGATTCTTCTCTTTTTCATAAACATCTCCTTTCCAATACATTTCCTCCCGAAAGATTTTTTCTACAAGTTTATAGAGGTAATAAATCTATAAACCGAATTAATCAAAACACTTTTAGACGCCATATGTCAAGACTAAAGTAATAAAAATTAAAATTAATATGATTTATTGATTATTCATATTTTCGATGGTTCGCATATACGGTCTATTAATTTTGATGATTGAGCCTCTTGCAAAACTCTATAATTCCTCCCCCAAGCCTGGGGGAGGTTAGGAGGGGGTTGAGATAAGTCTAACAAAATCAACCCCCCTCTAACTCCCCCCAAACTTGGGGGGAGAATTTTAAGACGGATTTCATTAATTTTGCAAGAGCCTCGATTTTTAGAGTTTAAGGGTATGGGATGGGTGACTTGCGCTCAATGGTTGACGATAATGAAGATACGGATTCGATCGCGGATGGGTACGATCCGCGAAAAAAAGGGGATGGAGTTGTGGAATCATGAATGAATGGTTCGCGATAGATGCCATCGATTCTGTTTTTTTTGAAAAAAATAGGAATCTATTTCAAAAACGTTATCCGGAATTATCCTTAAGAATTCTTGAGAGCCGATCCCGGCTGAGTGATTATTCTTTTCTCCAGGTGGGAGAGCATAGGTACGCCTGTCGCCGGCAGGAATCTAATGGATTTTTTTATCTTTACCGCCCCGATGCTTTTCAAACGCAATTGCAAGAGGCTTACGACCGGGCGAGAGCGTTTTATCGGCGGGGAGCAGAATTGCTGCTCATCGTTGGGGGAGGATTGGGATACCTGGCCTCGCATATTGTTGAAGATATTCGCGGCGATCTCTCTAAAGGGGTAGTGTTGTTGGAAAACCGGCCGGAATTGATCCTGGCGCAATGGCATTTTTTCGATGGCCGTCCTCTGATCGAATCCAACCAAGTTTATTGGGCAGTTGGCGATCCAATCCTGCCCGAAATGGAAAGCTTTGCGCAGCGGGAGGCTTTGTTTCTACTATCCGATAACGGTTTATGCGCCGCTCCCGAACGGGAATTGAAGGTGGAAGAAAAACAAGAATGCCAACAAATCCCCCGCTGGTTTGCGGCATGGCGGGCGGAGGCGCGGCGAGGATTCCAGGCGAAGAGCGCCATGTTTTCACAACGCATGGCGCAACCGCCGGATTTGGTTGGCGGCTGCGTCTGGGCGGCGGCCTCGCCATTGGCTTACGCCCATACGCCTCTCATGCGCTCCATGGTTGAGGGTTTTCGCAATGTGGGATGGCGCGGACGCTTGTTGGAGCTCGGTGATTCCTTCTCCGCACGCTTTCAGGTGCATCGCGACCTGTTGGAATACATCCCCGATCTGATTGTTACGATCAATAACGCCTCTTCCACTTTTCTAGCGCCCAACGTTCGCCGTCCCCGCTTGTGTTGGGCGTTGGACAATCCCTGCTATTTCCAGCCGGAGCAGTTTCAAAATTTGCTAGGCGAAATGGATCATGTGTTTTACTGCGACCGTACGTACGCCGAAGTGTTTTCCAGCGTGCGGGCAGGGTCAACGCAGCAGCTAACCGTTTCTTCAACGCTATTTCAAGAGGGCGTTTATCGGGACGACTTAGCGGCGCCCATTATGTTCGTGGGCAACTTCCACGATGCTGCGCCCTATCTTCGCGATCTCGCTCCAAAACTTCGGGACGGCGCCTATGCGATTTTGGATTATTGCATCGCCCATCCCTTGCAAACCGCCCAAGACGCCTTGGCCGCCTTGGATGCTTCCGATGAATTAATCCAGCGCCTGCGGGAAAAATCGGACGCCTTCGCCGCTTCGATTCAACGCCCCCTGCCGCCCAATGTCCGGCTGGAGTATTTCCTCTATGCCTTAGCGAATGGGCATAAGCGCGTGAAATATGTGCGCGCCCTATTGGATCGGGGAATCGTACTTTACGGGCCGGAAACATGGCTGCCCGTCATGGGGGAGAAATACGCGGCGCAGTTCCGGGGTTGGCTGCCTTCCCACCGCCTGGCGGACGCCTACGCCTCGGCGGAAATTTGCCTTAATATTCATAG contains these protein-coding regions:
- a CDS encoding sugar-binding protein produces the protein MKKRRILITVIGLAAMSLICPAYGQEQTVAAGWASAAPTMDGKLDAGEWKEAARINFDGSDAIRPGMVGPDSGTIGGPYKNGFQSPKDSSVIMYLMNDADFLYIAIDATDDVLDFAQPNLWQNDAAEIRIDGNMSRLTAKEGDINGFSANIRGDGGASENFPAGAESGAAVKADGSGWVIEYKTPIAGYKPVIGYDIAIDDSDDPANTSRDTQYRWNGAVDGGWNDETQWGALILATVPNPGPMLKIAAGALTKIIPILDGKLDKDEWAQATKISFDSSDAVRPGVVGPDSGTIGGPNGDGFQFFEDSHVDAFIMNDGTYLYVAIDAGDDVLDFKQANLWQNDAAEIRIDGNYSRLTAKEGSNLGFSTNIRGDGGGVENLQTGASSAAAPKLDGKGWALEFKTPLAGFKPTIGFDIAIDDSDDPANSSRDTQYRWNGDVDGGWNDETQWGDVTLATVPPPGPKQRAKSGLAATPPALDGLLDANEWKNAAVIQFDGSNSTRPGVVGPDSGTIGGANKDGIQTAADSSVKVYLMNDAKFLYIAIDATDDVLDFAQPNLWQNDAAEIRIDGNMSRLTAKEGDINGFSANIRGDGGAKENLPASAESAAAAKANGKGWIIEYKTPIAGYLPVIGFDIAIDDSDDPANTSRDTQYRWNGDVDGGWNDETQWGELILALVPGPQQKAKAGLAARAPKIDGTLATNEWKDATILAFDGTDNIRPGVVGPDSGTVGGYFKNGYQTPQDSSVKVYVMNDAQNLYVAIDAIDDILDFSKNDVWRNDAVEIRVDGNFSRLATKEGDIWGHSIVIRGDGGAVASQPTGDIQTAGKAKADGSGWVVEFRQAIAGFKPLIGFDISIDDADDPAVQDRNSQYRWNGEVDGGWNDETQWGELTLSITPTPVDMWELY
- a CDS encoding glycosyltransferase, whose translation is MNEWFAIDAIDSVFFEKNRNLFQKRYPELSLRILESRSRLSDYSFLQVGEHRYACRRQESNGFFYLYRPDAFQTQLQEAYDRARAFYRRGAELLLIVGGGLGYLASHIVEDIRGDLSKGVVLLENRPELILAQWHFFDGRPLIESNQVYWAVGDPILPEMESFAQREALFLLSDNGLCAAPERELKVEEKQECQQIPRWFAAWRAEARRGFQAKSAMFSQRMAQPPDLVGGCVWAAASPLAYAHTPLMRSMVEGFRNVGWRGRLLELGDSFSARFQVHRDLLEYIPDLIVTINNASSTFLAPNVRRPRLCWALDNPCYFQPEQFQNLLGEMDHVFYCDRTYAEVFSSVRAGSTQQLTVSSTLFQEGVYRDDLAAPIMFVGNFHDAAPYLRDLAPKLRDGAYAILDYCIAHPLQTAQDALAALDASDELIQRLREKSDAFAASIQRPLPPNVRLEYFLYALANGHKRVKYVRALLDRGIVLYGPETWLPVMGEKYAAQFRGWLPSHRLADAYASAEICLNIHSLQCPTCFNVRDFDVLSAGGCLIADEIEDMKMGLLQPGMDFFSFQDEKDLIAKIDELSASPEKRRQLREQGHETFQQRHTPAHRAEEILAVLRDKWKT